GGTAGCCATCAGGTCCTACGGCTACGTCGCGCGGCCGGCCACCTGTTTTGTAGAATACTTCTTCGTGGGTCCGGCTGCTGCCATCAACTTCTACCCGATGAATCTGTCCGAACTTCAGCGATGCAACAAAGATGCTGTTTTTCCAGTCAGGAAACGCATCGCCGTCGTAAAACTCCATCCCGCAGGTTGCAATCGAAGGCACCCAGTAATGCGCCGGCTGCTCCATCCCCTCTTTCTCTGTGATATCGGAGATGATTTCATCGTTGTAGTTGATGCCGTAGGTAATCACGGGCCAACCATAATTCAGGCCTTTCTCTACACGGTTTAATTCATCGCCACCTTTGGGGCCATGCTCCACAGTCCAAATGCTGCCATCTTCAGGATGCACAGCGAGACCTTGCGGATTGCGGTGGCCAAAAGACCAGATTGATGACTCAGCATGCAGCATGTTGAAAAACGGATTGTCTTCTGGAATCCGCCCATCGTCGTGCAGGCGGTGCATTTTACCGTTTGAGCGGCTGAGTACCTGCGCATCATTCATCATGCCCCGGTCACCAATCGAGAAATACAGGTACCCGTCATTGTCAAACACAATGCGCGAACCAAAATGGTGCGGGCGACCCGAAAACGTTTCAACAGGCGCCTGGTAGATCGACTCCTGGTTGATCAGGTTCATACCATCCAAACGGGCCCGCATGATAGCCGTCCAGCCGATAGGTTTGTCATCAGCATCCAGCCGCTTTTCGGCATATGCAATATAGATCCAGCCATTTTCATCGTAATCGGGGTGAAGCTGTACGTCGAGCAGGCCACCCTGGCCGCAGAGGCAAACTTCAGGGACGCCGCCCAGCGGATCAGACACGGCACCGTCGGTGTCGACAATGCGGAGGTTACCGATCTTTTCTGTCACCAGGAGCCGGCCGTCGGGTAAAAAGGCCATACCCCATGGGGAATCGAGTCCTGTAGCGTATGCCTCTTCTTTAAACCCGTTTGGTTTGTCCGGGTCGTCTACTGCCGGCATGGTGGGCGCCGCAATTAACAAAAATAAGACGCCGGACATGGCCAGCATCGCAAACGTGTTCAGTGCGCGTACTTTGCAAAAGTTCATTATATCTGTGGATTTTGTTAACGCGTGCTGCCCGGCTTTCACCTGAAATCAGGCAACAATCTGTACTGCAAATTAGCAAATACTCAATTGAATTTCGAATGCGCGAATTTGAAAGCGGTTTCATGCATTTCTTCGCTTCATCTTCAATTATTGGTTGCATCAATTCCAACATAGTGACGTAGTCGTCATCATGTGACCCGCTGGTCACTTTTATAAATTCCCAAACGCACACCTGCATATTTTGCAACCATCCATTTCCAGAAAAGAACGCGAACGCCTCGTGCGTCGCATGGCTATCCTGGACGCTGCACAAGCAGAGTTTGCCGAAAAAGGATATGGCCGGGCCAAGCTGGAAGATATCGCCAAACGCGCTGAGTTTGGTAAAGGTACGCTGTACAACTATTTCAAAGGCGGCAAGCGCGGAATGCTGTTTGCCATTTTTGACAAGTTGTACGAAGACATGATCGCCCTGATTACTTCATCATTGTCGCCGTCGATTATTTCGAAATCTTCGTTTAGGCAAGCGTTCTATGACTACACGGTGTCATGTCTCTCCTTTTACTTGGCGCGCAAGGAGCTCTTTCTGATCCTGGTCAAAGAAGCACACCGGATGTGTTTTGGTGAGGACAAAGACAACGCTGCGTATTTCCGCAACCAGCAAGAGCGGGTTATTGATGCCCTCACCGAATCCGTTCGCCATGCCATGGAAAATGGT
Above is a genomic segment from Bacteroidota bacterium containing:
- a CDS encoding PQQ-dependent sugar dehydrogenase, whose translation is MNFCKVRALNTFAMLAMSGVLFLLIAAPTMPAVDDPDKPNGFKEEAYATGLDSPWGMAFLPDGRLLVTEKIGNLRIVDTDGAVSDPLGGVPEVCLCGQGGLLDVQLHPDYDENGWIYIAYAEKRLDADDKPIGWTAIMRARLDGMNLINQESIYQAPVETFSGRPHHFGSRIVFDNDGYLYFSIGDRGMMNDAQVLSRSNGKMHRLHDDGRIPEDNPFFNMLHAESSIWSFGHRNPQGLAVHPEDGSIWTVEHGPKGGDELNRVEKGLNYGWPVITYGINYNDEIISDITEKEGMEQPAHYWVPSIATCGMEFYDGDAFPDWKNSIFVASLKFGQIHRVEVDGSSRTHEEVFYKTGGRPRDVAVGPDGYLYIAIEDAPGRIVRLVPDNG
- a CDS encoding TetR/AcrR family transcriptional regulator, translating into MQPSISRKERERLVRRMAILDAAQAEFAEKGYGRAKLEDIAKRAEFGKGTLYNYFKGGKRGMLFAIFDKLYEDMIALITSSLSPSIISKSSFRQAFYDYTVSCLSFYLARKELFLILVKEAHRMCFGEDKDNAAYFRNQQERVIDALTESVRHAMENGELRALDPKAVAHMILGNIQGLQVHMILAADDTHKIDNREEILPPEEAATFLTTMLLDGLMPNSQRPKSNPDHP